The following are encoded together in the Ezakiella massiliensis genome:
- a CDS encoding NUDIX hydrolase produces MVISCGGVVINKNNELLILQKKNGYYCLPKGRVEEGESWETTALREVKEETNIDARIIKYIDTVYYKMNVGKGKSYPKKVKWYLMEATSFDAKPQRKEGFVHTEFISMDEAKKLLAYENERYIVRKAFKTLEKNG; encoded by the coding sequence ATGGTTATTTCTTGCGGAGGAGTTGTTATTAATAAGAATAATGAACTCTTGATTTTACAAAAGAAAAACGGCTACTATTGCCTGCCAAAGGGTAGAGTAGAGGAAGGCGAGTCCTGGGAAACGACTGCTTTGCGAGAAGTAAAAGAGGAGACCAACATTGACGCAAGGATTATCAAGTATATAGATACGGTCTATTACAAGATGAATGTTGGCAAGGGCAAGTCCTATCCCAAAAAGGTCAAATGGTATTTGATGGAGGCGACCAGCTTTGATGCCAAACCTCAAAGGAAAGAGGGCTTTGTCCATACGGAATTTATTTCAATGGATGAGGCCAAAAAGCTCTTGGCTTATGAAAACGAAAGGTATATTGTTAGAAAGGCTTTTAAAACTTTAGAGAAAAATGGCTAA
- the whiA gene encoding DNA-binding protein WhiA, with protein sequence MANFTQTVKNELFTYESNRSDEDLCELMGYLASKNAMAQKSIEGKCDEEYLNRIKNFSSPDDFKIKIGGPRKNHVYIDSIFKLGDFIKKSDNQLKRAFVRGAFIANGSVSDPDKSYHLEIEFKYLNEAELGQGLIESLGIKCGFTLRRNNIILYIKERNAISDMLTLMGAVQSTLVFEDSLILNATRNDVNRRVNCESANMTKTIAAGLKQIEAIEKLQEMGAFEDLDKNLYDVGLLRLANPDASLNELSILMGGRLTKSGINHRLKKIIDLADKL encoded by the coding sequence ATGGCTAACTTTACACAGACTGTTAAAAATGAATTATTTACTTATGAGTCTAATAGAAGCGACGAGGATCTGTGCGAGCTAATGGGTTATTTGGCTAGCAAAAATGCCATGGCCCAAAAATCTATCGAGGGCAAATGTGACGAGGAGTATTTGAATCGTATAAAAAATTTTTCTTCGCCAGATGATTTTAAAATAAAGATTGGAGGACCAAGAAAAAACCATGTTTATATTGACTCAATCTTTAAGCTTGGAGATTTTATAAAAAAATCTGACAATCAATTAAAAAGGGCCTTTGTAAGGGGAGCTTTTATTGCCAATGGTTCGGTCAGCGATCCAGATAAGAGCTACCACTTGGAAATTGAATTTAAATATTTAAATGAGGCAGAGTTGGGCCAAGGGCTCATAGAGAGCCTGGGTATAAAATGTGGTTTCACCTTGAGACGAAACAATATAATTCTCTATATAAAAGAGAGAAATGCCATCTCGGATATGCTGACTTTAATGGGGGCTGTGCAAAGCACTTTGGTATTTGAAGACAGCCTGATTTTAAATGCTACCAGAAATGATGTGAATCGTCGGGTAAATTGCGAATCGGCCAACATGACCAAAACTATAGCCGCAGGTTTAAAGCAAATCGAGGCAATAGAGAAGCTCCAAGAAATGGGAGCCTTTGAAGACCTGGATAAAAATTTGTATGATGTCGGGCTTTTGAGACTGGCCAATCCTGATGCCAGTTTGAACGAACTTTCTATACTTATGGGCGGTAGGCTGACAAAGTCGGGTATCAACCATAGACTTAAAAAAATTATAGATCTTGCAGATAAATTATAA
- a CDS encoding GrdX family protein codes for MKSKNIIVTNNPYVRDKFENEFNLVYIDDNKTYMEVLTTIRDMVHKGYKLLTHPLSGSVKPNETPYKSVMLEEGSKLDSDSLMIIEGAIQTMKKFQNNEVTPNWPESVHDDFRVVDLSLMENTVYRLGHF; via the coding sequence ATGAAAAGTAAAAATATAATTGTCACCAACAATCCTTATGTGCGTGACAAATTTGAAAATGAATTTAATCTTGTTTACATTGATGATAACAAAACTTATATGGAGGTTCTAACAACCATTAGAGACATGGTTCACAAGGGCTACAAGCTTTTGACCCATCCACTTAGCGGTTCGGTTAAGCCAAATGAAACTCCCTATAAGTCAGTTATGCTTGAAGAGGGCTCAAAGCTCGATTCGGATAGCCTGATGATAATTGAAGGGGCCATTCAAACTATGAAAAAATTTCAAAATAACGAAGTAACACCTAACTGGCCAGAGAGCGTCCACGATGACTTTAGAGTTGTCGACCTATCGCTAATGGAAAATACAGTTTATAGATTGGGGCATTTTTAA
- a CDS encoding class I SAM-dependent RNA methyltransferase, producing the protein MRGQIVDISTDGRGVIRDGKTVFVKDALPGDLVEYFLVNEKKNYDEAEVKEFIQYSDRRKFTKNPLGSAYPLYPLDEDYQLELKKNMVDFNIKRKAGIDLDVKAVASDNYKLNKIRLHVDGGKIGLHSRGTNDIYLPDLEILFGHKDFIETLPKFLKNATYVSLRQADNGLFLATDGEYFGEKIDGVEDINGHRGTLPILEIEGIKYAHDIDGFFQNSKSGAAHALKIIGDQERGEVLDLYCGVGFISLYVGKNAQTLTGVEINSSAINHAKDNAKLNDIKNTKFICKDTADYMRTNKKEYDTIIIDPPRSGLHKDVIAGINKTCKKELIYMSCDLGTFTRDLKILKDTFDVEEIYVIDMFKGTSGVECIGKMTRK; encoded by the coding sequence ATGCGCGGACAAATTGTAGATATCTCAACCGATGGCAGGGGTGTAATTAGAGACGGTAAAACAGTTTTTGTAAAAGATGCTCTACCAGGAGATTTGGTGGAGTATTTTTTAGTTAATGAAAAGAAAAATTATGACGAGGCTGAGGTAAAAGAATTTATCCAGTATTCTGATAGGAGAAAATTTACTAAAAATCCACTGGGTTCAGCTTATCCCCTTTATCCTCTTGACGAAGACTATCAGCTGGAATTAAAAAAGAATATGGTCGACTTCAATATAAAAAGAAAAGCTGGAATCGACTTGGATGTAAAAGCTGTTGCAAGTGATAATTATAAGCTAAATAAAATCCGACTCCATGTTGACGGAGGCAAAATCGGTTTGCATTCCAGAGGGACCAACGATATTTACCTGCCAGACCTAGAAATATTGTTTGGCCACAAAGACTTTATAGAAACTCTGCCAAAATTTTTAAAAAACGCGACCTATGTTAGCCTAAGGCAGGCGGACAATGGATTATTTTTGGCGACTGACGGCGAGTATTTTGGCGAGAAAATAGATGGGGTTGAAGATATCAATGGCCACAGGGGAACCTTGCCTATATTAGAAATTGAAGGCATCAAATACGCCCATGATATAGATGGATTTTTTCAAAACTCCAAGTCAGGAGCAGCCCACGCTTTAAAAATAATCGGCGACCAGGAAAGAGGAGAAGTCTTGGACCTCTACTGCGGAGTTGGTTTTATTTCTCTTTATGTGGGCAAAAACGCCCAGACACTAACGGGTGTTGAAATAAATTCATCCGCCATCAACCACGCCAAGGACAACGCTAAGTTAAATGATATAAAAAACACAAAATTTATCTGCAAGGACACAGCCGATTATATGCGGACAAACAAAAAAGAATATGACACAATAATTATCGACCCACCAAGGTCCGGCCTCCACAAGGATGTAATTGCAGGAATCAACAAAACATGCAAAAAAGAACTCATCTATATGAGCTGCGACCTGGGTACATTTACTAGAGACCTAAAAATCCTAAAAGACACTTTCGATGTCGAAGAAATATATGTAATCGATATGTTCAAAGGCACAAGTGGTGTAGAGTGCATAGGCAAGATGACGAGGAAATAA
- a CDS encoding metallophosphoesterase, with protein sequence MKKNNKKKYLRLAGLIVLIVFLFAAFDVRLKTVHYVIESDKIHSPLRLALVTDLHSCKYGEGQKTLINAVNKEEPDIVLLGGDIFDDEIPDDNTKIFLQAISNKYPTYYVTGNHEYWSRRVDGMLDWLRKNNIEVLDGKTSKININGQTISLSGVDDLDVKRFTDKEKDFYDQLEEVGKNKNDGLFTILLAHRPAFVDDYLKYNFDLILCGHAHGGQWRIPYILNGVFAPDEGWLPSYAGGLYNFDHSQMIVSRGLARESTRVPRIFNRPELVIIELKKK encoded by the coding sequence ATGAAGAAAAATAACAAGAAAAAATATTTACGCCTGGCGGGATTGATTGTATTAATAGTTTTTTTGTTTGCGGCTTTTGATGTACGTTTAAAGACGGTTCATTACGTAATCGAGTCGGACAAGATTCATTCGCCTCTTAGGCTTGCCCTGGTGACTGACTTGCATTCCTGCAAGTATGGGGAAGGTCAAAAGACTTTGATAAATGCTGTGAATAAGGAAGAGCCTGATATTGTTCTTTTGGGTGGGGATATTTTTGATGATGAGATTCCCGATGACAATACAAAGATATTTTTGCAGGCCATTTCAAACAAGTATCCGACTTACTATGTAACTGGCAACCACGAGTACTGGTCCAGACGGGTGGATGGAATGTTGGATTGGCTTAGAAAGAACAATATTGAAGTTTTGGATGGAAAGACTAGTAAAATAAATATTAATGGTCAGACAATTTCTTTGTCTGGTGTCGATGACCTTGATGTGAAAAGATTTACAGACAAGGAAAAAGATTTTTACGACCAGCTGGAGGAAGTTGGTAAAAATAAAAACGATGGACTTTTTACGATTTTGCTTGCCCATCGACCGGCCTTTGTGGATGACTATTTAAAATATAATTTCGATTTAATTCTCTGCGGCCACGCCCACGGAGGCCAGTGGAGGATTCCATATATTTTAAACGGAGTCTTCGCCCCTGATGAAGGTTGGCTGCCATCTTACGCTGGAGGCTTGTATAATTTTGACCACAGCCAGATGATCGTCAGTCGGGGACTCGCCAGAGAGTCCACTCGCGTGCCCAGGATTTTTAACCGACCAGAGCTTGTAATAATTGAATTAAAGAAAAAATAA
- a CDS encoding aminopeptidase gives MTKNAWLKLNETERKEVHSFCDGYIDFLNVARTERLANIEIIRQAEAKGFKNIEEVDSLKAGDKVYVDQKGKAVLMFVIGKEQIENGLNIVGSHIDSPRLDVKANPLYEDSDGMAKLKTHYYGGVKKYQYGTIPLAIHGVLFNKDGERIEINIGDDDKDPVFCVSDLLIHLSKDQMAKTAREALTGEQMNVIIGNIPVEGKDEKEAVKANILKLIKDKYNFEEEDFKVAELEVVPAGKAREMGLDRSMILGYGHDDRICAYTSLQAILEVENPTKTALCIFADKEEIGSMGNAGMASYMFENAVAEVVARLGDYCELKVRRALKNSKVLSSDVSVAYDGDFAETCEKMNTAFIGGGIALVKYTGSGGKGGSNDANAEFLQEVRTIFNEGNIVWQTGELGKVDQGGGGTIALLLSKYGAEVVDCGPGLLSMHAPHEVASKVDTYMCYKAYKVFMDR, from the coding sequence ATGACAAAAAACGCATGGTTAAAATTAAATGAAACAGAAAGAAAAGAAGTTCACAGCTTTTGTGACGGCTACATTGATTTTTTAAATGTTGCGAGAACAGAAAGACTTGCTAACATCGAAATCATTCGTCAAGCAGAAGCCAAGGGCTTTAAAAACATTGAAGAAGTTGACAGCTTAAAGGCTGGAGACAAGGTTTATGTAGACCAAAAGGGCAAGGCCGTACTGATGTTTGTTATCGGTAAAGAACAAATCGAAAACGGCCTCAACATAGTTGGATCACATATCGACAGCCCACGCTTAGACGTCAAGGCAAACCCACTTTATGAAGATTCAGACGGAATGGCAAAATTAAAAACTCACTACTATGGCGGAGTTAAAAAATACCAATACGGCACAATTCCTCTAGCAATTCACGGCGTCCTCTTTAACAAAGACGGCGAAAGAATTGAAATCAACATTGGTGACGATGACAAAGATCCAGTTTTCTGCGTATCAGACCTTCTAATCCACCTATCCAAGGACCAAATGGCAAAGACAGCCAGAGAAGCTCTGACAGGTGAACAAATGAATGTCATCATCGGCAACATTCCTGTTGAAGGCAAAGACGAAAAAGAAGCTGTTAAAGCAAATATTTTAAAATTAATCAAAGACAAATACAATTTTGAAGAAGAAGATTTCAAAGTAGCTGAACTCGAAGTTGTACCAGCTGGCAAGGCTAGAGAAATGGGACTCGACCGCTCAATGATCCTTGGCTATGGCCACGACGACAGAATTTGTGCCTACACTTCCCTTCAAGCAATCCTAGAAGTTGAAAACCCAACCAAGACTGCCCTTTGCATCTTCGCCGACAAAGAAGAAATCGGCTCAATGGGTAACGCAGGTATGGCTTCATATATGTTTGAAAATGCAGTTGCAGAAGTTGTTGCAAGACTTGGCGACTACTGTGAACTAAAAGTAAGACGCGCACTCAAAAATTCAAAAGTTTTATCTTCAGACGTAAGCGTTGCTTATGACGGAGACTTTGCAGAAACTTGTGAAAAAATGAACACAGCCTTCATTGGAGGCGGTATCGCCCTTGTAAAATACACAGGATCAGGCGGAAAAGGCGGATCAAATGACGCCAACGCAGAATTCCTCCAAGAAGTCAGAACAATCTTCAACGAAGGAAATATCGTATGGCAAACAGGCGAACTTGGCAAAGTTGACCAAGGCGGCGGCGGAACAATCGCTTTATTGTTATCAAAATACGGTGCAGAAGTTGTAGACTGCGGACCAGGACTACTAAGCATGCACGCCCCACACGAAGTAGCCAGCAAGGTAGACACCTACATGTGCTACAAAGCCTACAAGGTATTTATGGATAGATAA
- a CDS encoding dihydroorotase, whose product MLIKNARVIDPLQGLDEVLDIQICGKTIKAIAKDLEVKDENRFDADGLILAPSFFDPHTHLRDFGEERKETFESGSMAALCGGFTDLVAMANTVPPIDSKEMVAEAMEKTKDLPVNIYISANVSKGMKGKDLVDFESLKEMGVIGFTDDGFPLADVDFMRQALKASKNHNFIISLHEEDPTYISHPGYDDTAPREAEISIIKRDIDLLREMGGHLHVQHLSSKEGVELIRQAKKEGLSITTEVNPNHIFFNKEDVEKHGTLLKVNPPIREEADRLALIEGLRDGTIDMIGTDHAPHTEADKELGKYKSKSGVTSLEIAFSMLNMKLVDEAGFEMMDLIKILSTNPRKLYKKSSKLEAGQRADLVLIDPDYEYCYSNSFSRSKNTPLLGRNLKGKVMMTIKDGSVKYIDFKVKKGD is encoded by the coding sequence ATGCTAATTAAAAATGCTCGTGTAATTGATCCCTTGCAAGGGCTTGATGAAGTTTTAGATATACAAATTTGTGGAAAGACCATCAAGGCCATTGCCAAGGATTTAGAAGTTAAAGATGAAAATAGATTTGATGCTGATGGGCTTATTTTGGCTCCAAGTTTTTTTGACCCTCACACTCACTTGCGTGATTTTGGCGAGGAGAGAAAAGAAACTTTTGAAAGTGGATCTATGGCTGCGCTTTGCGGTGGATTTACAGACCTTGTGGCAATGGCAAATACCGTGCCGCCAATTGACTCTAAGGAGATGGTGGCTGAGGCAATGGAGAAGACCAAAGACTTGCCAGTAAATATTTATATTTCTGCAAATGTTTCCAAGGGCATGAAGGGCAAAGACCTTGTTGATTTTGAAAGCTTAAAGGAAATGGGCGTAATCGGTTTTACTGACGACGGTTTTCCTCTGGCTGATGTAGACTTTATGCGCCAGGCTTTAAAGGCAAGTAAGAATCACAATTTTATTATTAGCTTGCACGAGGAAGACCCGACTTATATTAGCCATCCTGGTTACGATGATACAGCTCCACGCGAAGCAGAGATTTCTATTATAAAAAGAGATATAGATTTATTAAGGGAGATGGGAGGCCATCTCCATGTCCAACATCTGTCTTCAAAAGAAGGAGTAGAACTCATTAGGCAGGCTAAAAAAGAGGGCTTAAGCATTACAACAGAAGTCAATCCAAATCATATTTTCTTTAACAAGGAAGATGTGGAAAAGCACGGAACACTTTTAAAGGTCAATCCTCCTATTCGCGAAGAGGCGGACAGGTTGGCACTTATTGAAGGCCTTAGAGATGGAACTATTGACATGATTGGAACTGACCACGCTCCACACACAGAAGCTGATAAAGAGTTGGGTAAGTACAAGTCCAAATCTGGAGTCACTTCATTGGAGATTGCTTTTTCTATGCTCAATATGAAATTGGTAGACGAAGCTGGCTTTGAGATGATGGATTTAATTAAGATCTTGAGCACAAATCCTCGTAAACTTTATAAGAAATCTTCAAAGTTAGAAGCGGGGCAAAGGGCAGACTTGGTTTTAATTGATCCTGATTACGAGTATTGCTATTCCAATTCTTTTTCTAGATCAAAAAACACACCACTCTTAGGAAGGAATCTAAAGGGCAAGGTGATGATGACTATCAAAGATGGTTCTGTTAAGTATATAGATTTTAAAGTTAAAAAAGGAGATTAA
- a CDS encoding ATP-NAD kinase family protein, which yields MKIGLIVNPLAGIGGSAGLKGSDGDKIVELALERGAKPKANERAKTVFEILKRDNKLPEIISAPGVMGGDILRELGIDHREVDKLGDKTSADDTIRIAKEIMDEGVDLLVFAGGDGTARNIYDAIGDKIPALGIPAGTKMHSAVFANKPESAALVIERFLKGEGYELLLQEVMDIDEEAFRNEILSTKLYGYLKVPFVIALVQALKSTRSQGQQSDIESICQYAVDCMEEDTLYLVGTGSTLKPIMDIMDLNGSLLGVDAVYNREQIGKDIDEKEILKLLDKYDKAKIIITVIGGQGYLFGRGNQQFSPEVLRRVGKDNIIVLATKTKLNSVGGPLLVDTGDVELNEELKGYYRVVTDYDFYTLKKVG from the coding sequence ATGAAAATTGGATTAATTGTTAACCCCTTGGCTGGCATTGGTGGCAGCGCAGGTTTAAAGGGCAGCGACGGTGACAAAATTGTAGAGCTGGCCCTTGAACGCGGAGCAAAGCCAAAGGCCAACGAGAGGGCAAAAACAGTTTTTGAAATATTAAAAAGAGATAATAAATTGCCAGAAATAATTTCTGCACCAGGAGTAATGGGCGGAGATATATTAAGAGAGCTCGGCATAGACCACAGGGAAGTGGATAAGCTGGGAGACAAAACTTCGGCTGATGACACCATTAGGATCGCCAAGGAAATTATGGATGAGGGCGTTGACCTATTAGTTTTTGCTGGAGGCGACGGAACTGCCAGAAATATTTACGATGCTATTGGTGACAAAATACCGGCCCTTGGCATACCAGCAGGGACCAAGATGCACTCGGCAGTTTTTGCCAACAAACCTGAATCTGCGGCCCTGGTTATTGAGAGATTTTTAAAGGGAGAGGGCTATGAACTCCTTTTGCAAGAGGTTATGGATATTGATGAAGAGGCCTTTAGGAATGAAATTTTAAGTACAAAGCTCTACGGCTATTTAAAAGTCCCCTTTGTAATCGCCCTTGTCCAAGCTTTAAAATCCACCAGGTCCCAAGGCCAACAATCAGATATAGAATCCATCTGCCAATACGCAGTTGATTGCATGGAAGAGGATACACTTTACTTGGTGGGAACAGGTTCAACTTTAAAACCAATTATGGATATCATGGACTTAAATGGGTCCCTCCTTGGAGTTGATGCCGTTTACAATAGGGAACAAATTGGCAAGGACATAGATGAAAAGGAAATTTTAAAACTCCTGGACAAATATGACAAGGCCAAAATTATTATTACAGTTATTGGCGGCCAAGGCTATTTATTTGGCAGAGGCAACCAACAATTTTCACCGGAAGTTCTAAGGCGGGTGGGCAAGGACAACATAATCGTCTTAGCTACAAAGACTAAATTAAATTCCGTTGGCGGACCTCTCCTTGTTGATACCGGAGATGTAGAATTAAATGAGGAGCTCAAGGGTTATTATAGGGTTGTAACGGATTATGACTTTTATACGCTTAAAAAAGTAGGCTAA